The following are encoded in a window of Roseimaritima ulvae genomic DNA:
- the dgoD gene encoding galactonate dehydratase → MKITAVETYVCHARMRNWIFVKVLTDQPGLFGWGEATLEWHTRGVVGAVEDLAPLLIGEDPTRVEHLWQMMWRQHFWHGSGVTRSTAIAGIDLALWDIIGKTHGVPCHKLWGGPVRDSIRLYCHLGGGNLESFYETPVDNANQFADLARQAVAEGFTAFKSMAVPPTMPIEGLKPIKAAEACVAAMRDAVGDDIDIMVDCHARPSPAMGMQFAKALDPYGLYFLEEPCWPESVESLAAINAAVTTPIATGERLTHLAAFRDMFAARGCEISQLDLTHCGGFTEARRIAALADAYRIALAPHNPQGPVSTAASLEFGFSQPSYIICESVHNDVPWREDVVEEGFTIDLQTRTVGPNAKPGLGITINEEEVKKHPFEQEVPQRVFYQDGAAGDW, encoded by the coding sequence ATGAAAATCACCGCAGTCGAAACATATGTTTGCCACGCTCGCATGCGGAACTGGATATTTGTCAAAGTACTTACCGACCAACCAGGCTTGTTTGGCTGGGGAGAAGCCACACTCGAATGGCACACGCGCGGTGTTGTCGGTGCGGTCGAAGATTTGGCGCCGCTGCTGATCGGCGAAGACCCGACACGCGTTGAACATCTCTGGCAGATGATGTGGCGACAACACTTTTGGCACGGCAGCGGTGTGACTCGATCCACGGCCATCGCCGGAATCGATCTCGCCTTGTGGGATATTATTGGCAAGACTCACGGCGTTCCCTGTCACAAGCTGTGGGGAGGACCGGTCCGGGATTCGATTCGGCTGTACTGCCATCTGGGCGGCGGGAACCTGGAGAGTTTCTACGAGACGCCGGTCGACAACGCCAACCAATTTGCCGACCTCGCCCGGCAAGCGGTGGCGGAAGGATTCACGGCATTTAAGTCGATGGCCGTGCCTCCCACGATGCCCATCGAAGGGCTCAAGCCGATCAAGGCGGCGGAAGCTTGCGTGGCTGCGATGCGCGACGCGGTGGGAGACGACATCGACATCATGGTGGACTGTCACGCGCGACCGTCGCCAGCGATGGGCATGCAGTTCGCCAAAGCTCTGGATCCTTACGGACTGTACTTTCTGGAAGAACCCTGCTGGCCCGAGAGCGTGGAAAGCTTGGCTGCGATCAATGCCGCCGTTACCACACCGATCGCCACGGGTGAGCGGTTAACGCATCTTGCCGCGTTTCGAGACATGTTCGCCGCGCGGGGCTGCGAGATCAGCCAACTCGATCTCACGCACTGCGGCGGCTTCACCGAAGCGCGACGCATTGCTGCGTTGGCCGATGCTTACCGCATTGCTCTGGCACCCCACAACCCGCAGGGCCCGGTCAGCACGGCCGCGTCGCTGGAATTCGGATTTTCTCAGCCCAGTTACATCATCTGCGAGTCAGTACACAATGACGTCCCCTGGCGGGAAGATGTCGTCGAAGAGGGATTCACGATCGACCTCCAAACACGAACCGTGGGGCCCAACGCCAAGCCGGGGCTGGGAATTACGATCAATGAAGAGGAAGTAAAAAAGCACCCGTTCGAACAGGAGGTCCCGCAACGCGTCTTCTATCAGGACGGCGCGGCGGGAGATTGGTAG